One stretch of Nocardia mangyaensis DNA includes these proteins:
- a CDS encoding PPE family protein, which produces MFRLPPLGPLGSLIFAALPPEINSSMLYSGPGPGPMMATATGYGQAAAALSAAAATSQSAMNAMSISWTGPSADAASKAFRSHAVWLQEQAWVATEVSARAAGVAASYSAALGTMPPPPPIFALRALIESLKAASLLGAATLPTAGTAAALETFYLFVLWPHAANVMTTYANSAQALTSSLPPPKVAPPIVGGPGLVGSSPIAVVPAPTTGLNVAPMTTAFGSGSDPANWGGGSPTGGGDGRTGGDAARGPGGDTGTTGGQSTESSPSSGESPQEPTRPISEVEPGTPNTEQAMSSMPDQLADPGVSEFGGGSAEQFGFPGTSMESTTLAGLNGGAGSMVAMGFVRGGLGAISGAATGFRMPPNWPAGVGTAFGATPAGASSGAPASRSAPRRGVSAPTARMRRRRDDEKKSSKVFVPGEPQEVPVLEKPPVIGVIEFVDDEANSSHEGVPGDVHRGLVGSN; this is translated from the coding sequence GTGTTCCGTCTGCCGCCGCTGGGCCCGCTGGGGTCACTGATCTTTGCCGCGCTTCCGCCGGAGATCAATTCGTCGATGCTGTATTCCGGACCAGGGCCGGGGCCGATGATGGCGACGGCCACCGGATACGGACAGGCTGCCGCCGCGCTCTCGGCTGCCGCCGCCACTTCCCAATCGGCGATGAACGCCATGTCGATCTCGTGGACCGGACCATCGGCGGATGCCGCGTCGAAAGCGTTTCGTTCGCACGCGGTCTGGTTGCAGGAACAGGCTTGGGTGGCCACCGAAGTGTCGGCGCGTGCAGCCGGGGTCGCCGCCTCGTATTCGGCGGCACTGGGGACGATGCCGCCCCCACCGCCCATTTTCGCGCTCAGAGCGTTGATCGAGAGTTTGAAGGCGGCCAGTCTCTTGGGGGCGGCCACGCTGCCGACAGCCGGCACCGCGGCGGCTTTGGAGACCTTCTATCTCTTCGTACTGTGGCCACACGCCGCCAACGTCATGACCACCTATGCGAACAGCGCTCAGGCGCTGACGAGTTCGCTGCCGCCGCCGAAAGTGGCGCCACCGATTGTCGGTGGCCCCGGTCTGGTTGGTTCATCTCCGATAGCTGTCGTCCCGGCGCCGACCACCGGGCTGAACGTCGCCCCGATGACCACGGCCTTCGGTTCCGGTAGTGACCCGGCCAACTGGGGCGGAGGTTCCCCAACGGGAGGTGGTGATGGCCGCACCGGTGGTGATGCCGCTCGTGGACCGGGTGGTGACACCGGCACCACGGGAGGCCAATCGACCGAGTCTTCGCCGAGTTCCGGTGAGTCGCCGCAAGAACCCACGCGGCCGATCTCGGAGGTCGAGCCGGGTACCCCCAACACCGAACAGGCGATGTCGTCGATGCCGGACCAGCTGGCCGACCCGGGAGTCTCGGAGTTCGGTGGCGGCTCGGCGGAGCAGTTCGGCTTCCCCGGAACCTCGATGGAATCGACCACGTTGGCCGGGCTGAACGGCGGCGCGGGCAGCATGGTGGCGATGGGATTCGTTCGGGGCGGCCTCGGTGCCATCTCGGGGGCGGCGACCGGGTTTCGGATGCCACCGAATTGGCCGGCCGGAGTCGGCACCGCCTTCGGCGCAACACCGGCCGGTGCATCGAGCGGCGCCCCGGCTTCCCGTAGTGCGCCACGCCGTGGGGTGAGCGCGCCCACCGCCCGAATGCGTCGTCGTCGTGACGACGAGAAGAAATCGAGCAAGGTATTCGTCCCGGGAGAACCCCAGGAGGTGCCAGTCCTCGAAAAGCCACCCGTGATCGGCGTCATCGAGTTCGTCGACGACGAGGCCAACTCGTCACACGAGGGCGTTCCCGGTGACGTACACCGTGGCCTAGTGGGAAGTAACTGA
- the eccCa gene encoding type VII secretion protein EccCa — MTTTRRFVRPAKMVAGPKAPAVAELKLQPPTELPRPVPASKLKMILPVIMVAAMIGMVAMMFSSGRTMSPMMLFFPMMMLVSMVGMMGGGLAGGGGKGTAAEVNEDRKDYLRSITDHRKTVHDAEAELHRFLRYAHPGPAEVGNLVGGKRMWEIQAPHPQFLRVRIGLGRIANQVRVIVPEAAPTSDLDPVGVVEITRFAKAYSTVGGMPVAMNLLSTPQVVFDGDPDAVTALVRSMIAEIVVLHGPDQVAVAAALQEPDAPEWSWLKWLPHSQHRDATDGIGSGRMVYRTVGDIRAKVLAQFNRGPFSTTAEPAVDKKHLVLIVDVDGPANERDISGIEGCTWIRIGGTEQPLPRSLRFTVGADRTISEVTARSTRQVGVADRMSVSAMAALARSVSPYRLASVVEAVAAEQASGGTSWQEMVGIVDPGAIRIDRQWPPRRDSDRARLSIPFGYDPAGAAVFLDIKESAEEGMGPHGMCVGATGSGKSEFLRTLVLSAVATHSPDTLNLLLVDFKGGATFLGFDRLSHVTAVVTNMEEESDLVTRMEDVINGEMARRQRILRDAGNFANVADYEKAREQGADLAPLPTLFIILDEFAELLEQYPDFAKLFVAIGRLGRSLRIHLLLSSQKVPSNRMGELEAHLSYRVALRTNQTSDSRDAIGTADAYHLPKKPGSGYLRVGAGDLQRFQAAYVGESWTAPSVASPGAAAPHRARRPGGGYRPPQLFTATPVADVRPPVVEPEQPAAPDPEPEDDPITVMETVLQQLAGHGRPAHKMWLPPLTVPPTLDRLTAAVEPGGLRVPMAIVDKPRQQRQDVWSVDLSGAGGHAAIVGGPQSGKSTALQTLILSAALTHTPEQVQFYCLDFSGGLAALRNLPHVGSVALPRDADRIRRTIALINNLLASRQALFAELGIDSMREFRRRMAAPETSAELAAHDRHGDVFLVVDGWDIGFTVTGPYYDEYMPTLEALALQGLNYGIHLVISSSRWAAIRPAMKDMLQTRVELRLGDLTDTAFNSHRNLVAAIPPNRPGRCISVDALHMLTALPRIDGVGDAESAAEGLTGAIEHLSRVYPGRKAPAVKLLPSQIGWSEIHAGRPAPQTLAQRLVVPFGVRESDLSVASVDFGVSTHMIVLGSSGSGKSTVIAAFLESIRRQFTPDQARVLLVDYRRRHMDAIDDEQRIGYLTTERDLADGLPAFAAKMRSRRAPDGVTSQQLKDRSWWSGPEIFLVIDDYHMVAQRGMMNPLDPIKDIIVDGRDTGLHVIAARNIAQADSALYDNILGQMKNLNSSGLVMDGSKLDGILIGDVKPAKQPPGRGIFVEPLHARKDLVQAAWEPEQEG; from the coding sequence ATGACAACGACGCGACGGTTCGTACGGCCGGCCAAGATGGTGGCGGGACCGAAGGCCCCCGCGGTGGCCGAGCTGAAACTGCAGCCACCGACCGAGCTGCCCCGGCCGGTACCGGCATCCAAACTGAAGATGATCCTGCCCGTCATCATGGTGGCCGCGATGATCGGCATGGTCGCGATGATGTTCAGCAGCGGGCGGACCATGTCGCCGATGATGCTGTTCTTTCCCATGATGATGTTGGTGTCGATGGTCGGCATGATGGGCGGTGGGTTGGCCGGCGGCGGTGGCAAGGGCACCGCCGCCGAGGTCAACGAGGATCGCAAGGATTATCTGCGCAGCATCACCGACCATCGGAAGACCGTGCACGATGCCGAAGCCGAATTGCATCGGTTCCTGCGGTATGCGCACCCGGGGCCGGCCGAGGTGGGAAATCTGGTCGGTGGCAAGCGGATGTGGGAGATCCAGGCGCCGCACCCGCAGTTTCTGCGGGTGCGGATCGGGTTGGGACGGATCGCCAATCAGGTCCGGGTGATCGTGCCGGAGGCGGCGCCCACCTCCGATCTGGATCCGGTGGGGGTCGTCGAGATCACCCGGTTCGCCAAGGCGTACTCCACGGTCGGCGGAATGCCGGTGGCGATGAACCTGCTGTCCACTCCCCAGGTGGTCTTCGATGGCGATCCGGATGCGGTGACGGCGCTGGTTCGCTCGATGATCGCCGAGATCGTCGTCCTGCACGGCCCGGACCAGGTGGCGGTGGCCGCCGCTCTGCAGGAGCCGGACGCGCCGGAATGGAGCTGGCTGAAATGGTTGCCGCACAGCCAGCATCGCGATGCCACCGACGGTATCGGTTCGGGCCGGATGGTGTATCGCACCGTCGGTGACATCCGGGCCAAGGTGCTGGCCCAGTTCAACCGTGGACCGTTCTCCACCACCGCCGAACCCGCGGTGGACAAGAAGCATCTCGTGCTGATCGTCGATGTCGACGGCCCGGCGAACGAGCGCGACATCTCCGGCATCGAAGGATGCACCTGGATCCGGATCGGCGGCACCGAACAACCGCTGCCCCGCTCGTTGCGGTTCACCGTGGGGGCCGACCGGACGATCAGTGAGGTGACCGCGCGGTCCACCCGCCAGGTCGGGGTCGCCGACCGGATGTCGGTGTCCGCGATGGCCGCACTGGCCCGCAGCGTCTCCCCGTACCGGCTGGCCTCGGTGGTGGAGGCCGTCGCGGCCGAGCAGGCCAGCGGCGGCACCTCATGGCAGGAGATGGTCGGTATCGTCGACCCCGGGGCGATTCGCATCGACCGGCAGTGGCCGCCGCGCCGGGACAGCGACCGCGCCCGGCTGAGCATTCCGTTCGGCTACGACCCGGCTGGTGCGGCGGTGTTCCTCGACATCAAGGAATCGGCCGAGGAAGGCATGGGCCCGCACGGCATGTGCGTCGGTGCCACCGGTTCCGGCAAATCCGAGTTCCTGCGCACGCTGGTGCTGTCCGCCGTCGCCACCCATTCGCCCGACACCCTCAACCTGCTCCTTGTCGACTTCAAGGGCGGCGCGACCTTCCTCGGATTCGACCGGCTCTCGCACGTGACGGCCGTGGTCACCAATATGGAGGAAGAATCCGACCTGGTCACCCGCATGGAGGACGTGATCAACGGCGAAATGGCCCGCAGGCAGCGGATTTTGCGCGATGCGGGCAATTTCGCGAATGTGGCCGACTACGAGAAGGCCCGCGAACAGGGCGCCGACCTGGCGCCGTTGCCGACCCTGTTCATCATTCTGGACGAGTTCGCCGAATTGCTGGAGCAGTACCCGGACTTCGCCAAGCTGTTCGTGGCGATCGGCCGACTGGGGCGGTCGCTGCGCATCCACCTGCTGCTCTCCTCACAGAAGGTGCCCTCCAACCGGATGGGTGAACTGGAAGCACACCTTTCGTACCGGGTGGCGCTGCGCACGAACCAGACCAGCGACTCACGCGATGCGATCGGCACCGCCGACGCCTATCATCTGCCGAAGAAGCCGGGGTCGGGATATCTCCGCGTTGGCGCCGGTGACCTGCAACGGTTCCAGGCCGCCTACGTCGGCGAGTCCTGGACAGCGCCATCCGTGGCATCGCCCGGCGCGGCCGCCCCCCACCGGGCCCGCAGGCCCGGCGGGGGATACCGGCCACCGCAGCTGTTCACCGCGACACCGGTCGCCGACGTCCGGCCGCCGGTCGTCGAGCCGGAGCAGCCCGCAGCCCCGGATCCGGAGCCCGAGGACGACCCGATCACCGTGATGGAGACGGTGCTGCAACAGCTGGCCGGGCACGGCAGGCCGGCGCACAAGATGTGGTTGCCGCCCTTGACTGTGCCCCCCACCCTGGATCGGCTGACGGCGGCCGTCGAGCCGGGCGGGTTGCGGGTACCGATGGCGATCGTGGACAAGCCGCGCCAGCAGCGCCAGGACGTGTGGTCGGTGGATCTGTCGGGGGCGGGCGGGCACGCTGCCATCGTCGGCGGTCCGCAGTCGGGCAAATCCACTGCCCTGCAGACCCTCATCCTGTCCGCGGCCTTGACACACACCCCAGAACAAGTGCAGTTCTACTGCCTGGACTTCTCCGGTGGCCTGGCGGCCCTGCGCAATCTCCCGCACGTGGGTTCGGTGGCGCTGCCCCGCGACGCGGACCGGATCCGGCGCACTATCGCGCTGATCAACAATCTGCTCGCCAGCAGGCAGGCCCTGTTCGCCGAACTCGGCATCGACAGCATGCGCGAATTCCGGCGTCGGATGGCAGCGCCGGAGACATCGGCCGAGCTGGCTGCCCACGATCGGCACGGCGACGTCTTCCTGGTCGTCGACGGCTGGGACATCGGATTCACCGTCACCGGGCCGTATTACGACGAATACATGCCGACGCTGGAGGCCCTCGCCCTGCAGGGCCTGAACTACGGCATCCACCTGGTGATCAGTAGCTCACGCTGGGCCGCGATCCGGCCCGCGATGAAGGACATGCTGCAGACCCGCGTGGAACTGCGGCTCGGCGATCTCACCGATACCGCGTTCAATTCCCACCGCAACCTGGTCGCCGCGATCCCGCCGAACCGGCCGGGACGCTGCATCTCTGTCGACGCACTGCACATGCTGACCGCGCTGCCCCGCATCGACGGTGTCGGCGATGCCGAATCCGCCGCCGAGGGACTGACCGGCGCGATCGAGCACCTGTCCCGGGTCTACCCCGGCCGGAAGGCGCCCGCGGTGAAGTTGCTGCCGTCGCAGATCGGGTGGTCGGAGATCCACGCCGGGCGCCCGGCACCGCAGACCCTCGCGCAGCGGCTCGTGGTGCCGTTCGGGGTCCGCGAATCCGATCTGAGCGTCGCATCCGTCGACTTCGGGGTATCGACGCACATGATCGTGCTCGGCTCCTCGGGGAGCGGGAAATCGACGGTGATCGCGGCGTTCCTGGAATCTATTCGGCGGCAGTTCACCCCGGATCAGGCGCGGGTACTGCTGGTCGACTATCGGCGCAGGCACATGGACGCCATCGACGACGAGCAGCGGATCGGATACCTGACCACCGAACGCGATCTCGCCGACGGGTTGCCTGCCTTCGCGGCGAAGATGCGCAGCCGCCGTGCGCCTGATGGGGTGACGTCGCAACAGCTCAAGGACCGGTCCTGGTGGAGCGGCCCCGAGATCTTCCTGGTGATCGATGACTACCACATGGTCGCGCAGCGCGGCATGATGAATCCCCTCGACCCGATCAAGGACATCATCGTGGACGGCCGCGACACCGGCCTGCATGTCATCGCGGCGCGCAATATCGCGCAGGCCGACTCCGCGCTGTACGACAACATTCTCGGCCAGATGAAGAACCTGAATTCATCGGGCCTGGTCATGGATGGCTCCAAGCTCGACGGCATTCTGATCGGCGATGTGAAACCGGCGAAACAGCCGCCCGGCCGCGGGATTTTCGTCGAGCCGTTACACGCGCGTAAGGATCTGGTGCAGGCGGCCTGGGAGCCGGAACAGGAAGGGTGA
- the eccA gene encoding type VII secretion AAA-ATPase EccA, translated as MSGPEDAFYTGVQALGLIAGGMRNEEHAAAAFRAATDLDPDMCDAWLGRAMAGDVTPEVIYGAYRSVHNLYRDQQRAGLVDRALWCQVEIGMYGLRVVMADRDQIAIGQAAAYAEAGEWREAAAILDEVPGDEVADFVRMSLHYRTERWPDVVELRTRRPLLDDGLLDIAAELMAAQAMAHLGRFGEALPRARRLVEDSSSGNQSYIWADAHYLYGMLLRHTGDHEAGDKVLNGLQGSGLWSERPEWQRAVQDKSVRLAVTTPAVIASRTDEWDPKSGDDPIEVAAAAAREGRAELLAEASALLQAQIGMESVKEQVNRLKSGVQMDQVRAKRGLAVDSKSQHLIFSGPPGTGKTTIARVVAKIFAGLGVVENADVVEVSRNDMVGTHLGHTAPKTNALVDSALGGVLFIDEAYTLIQEGLSGGDAFGKEAVDTLLARMENDRDKLVVIIAGYEDEIDRFLGSNEGLSSRFTKRVRFPSYDPDELVQIADHIAKKKDSVMSDDAREILRERCAEMSRRDAGGRRMIDLAGNGRFVRNVIEAAEAERDYRFTRDNVDISAMTDEELMTVDAFDITAALAGLAPTAHR; from the coding sequence TTGTCAGGTCCGGAGGACGCGTTCTACACCGGTGTGCAGGCATTGGGCCTGATCGCCGGTGGCATGCGCAATGAGGAGCACGCGGCAGCCGCCTTCAGGGCGGCGACAGATCTGGACCCGGACATGTGCGATGCCTGGCTCGGGCGGGCGATGGCCGGCGACGTCACCCCGGAGGTCATCTATGGAGCCTACCGGTCGGTGCACAATCTGTATCGGGACCAGCAGCGGGCCGGACTGGTCGATCGGGCGCTGTGGTGTCAGGTCGAGATCGGGATGTACGGGCTGAGGGTGGTGATGGCCGACCGCGACCAGATCGCCATCGGGCAGGCCGCCGCGTACGCCGAGGCGGGGGAGTGGCGGGAGGCTGCCGCCATCCTGGACGAGGTGCCCGGTGACGAGGTCGCCGATTTCGTCCGGATGTCGCTGCACTACCGCACCGAACGCTGGCCCGACGTGGTGGAATTGCGAACCCGCCGGCCGCTGCTCGACGACGGCCTGCTCGATATCGCCGCGGAGCTGATGGCCGCTCAGGCGATGGCGCATCTGGGCCGCTTCGGCGAGGCCCTGCCCCGAGCTCGGCGGCTGGTGGAGGACAGTTCATCCGGCAACCAGTCGTATATCTGGGCGGACGCGCACTACCTGTACGGGATGCTGTTGCGGCACACCGGAGATCATGAAGCCGGCGACAAGGTGCTCAACGGGCTCCAGGGTTCCGGACTCTGGTCGGAGCGCCCCGAATGGCAGCGGGCGGTGCAGGACAAGTCCGTTCGGCTGGCGGTGACCACGCCGGCCGTGATCGCTTCGCGCACCGACGAATGGGATCCGAAGTCGGGTGACGACCCGATCGAGGTCGCCGCGGCGGCGGCCCGCGAAGGGCGGGCGGAGCTGCTGGCCGAGGCTTCCGCGTTGTTGCAGGCGCAGATCGGCATGGAATCGGTCAAAGAGCAGGTCAACCGGTTGAAATCCGGTGTGCAGATGGATCAGGTCCGGGCCAAGCGCGGTCTGGCGGTGGACTCCAAGTCGCAGCACCTGATCTTCTCCGGTCCGCCCGGCACGGGCAAGACCACGATCGCGCGGGTGGTGGCCAAGATCTTCGCCGGGCTCGGCGTGGTCGAGAACGCTGATGTGGTCGAGGTGTCGCGCAACGATATGGTCGGCACCCATCTCGGGCACACCGCGCCGAAGACCAATGCCCTCGTCGATTCCGCACTGGGCGGTGTGCTGTTCATCGACGAGGCGTACACGCTGATCCAGGAGGGCCTTTCGGGTGGCGACGCGTTCGGCAAGGAGGCCGTCGATACGCTGCTGGCCCGGATGGAGAACGACCGCGACAAGCTGGTGGTGATCATCGCCGGCTACGAGGACGAGATCGATCGGTTCCTCGGCTCCAACGAGGGATTGTCCTCCCGGTTCACCAAGCGGGTTCGTTTCCCCAGTTACGACCCGGACGAGCTGGTGCAGATCGCCGACCACATCGCCAAGAAGAAGGATTCGGTGATGTCCGATGACGCCAGGGAGATTCTGCGCGAACGTTGCGCGGAGATGTCCCGGCGCGACGCCGGGGGCAGGCGGATGATCGATCTGGCCGGCAACGGCCGTTTCGTGCGCAATGTGATCGAGGCCGCCGAGGCCGAGCGGGACTACCGGTTCACCAGAGACAATGTGGACATCTCGGCGATGACCGATGAAGAGCTGATGACCGTCGACGCCTTCGACATCACCGCGGCATTGGCGGGGTTGGCACCCACCGCCCACAGGTGA
- the eccB gene encoding type VII secretion protein EccB translates to MARFRVVSKHQVSGWRFLLRRIEHALVRRDASMLDDPQRGRSTALMIGFALACVGVAGAAVLAFFSPAKKVGDAPIVADKDSGALFVHMGGRMYPALNLTSARLITGQAADPVRVGSAELAKYPRGPWVGIPGAPGHMVGTSDRDSFWAVCDRARGGAAAPVDPQAGVPMASTAPVHTTAIGGRLTVDGSAARELGADEARLMRNGRTIWLVYRDGENGAVRAMIDLADSAVTLALGLDATAPVMPASAGLIEAIPEVPALRVPEVPEFGTPMTFSTGLTVAVGSVLTVSQPDRGAQYYLVSQSGAVRVSPVLAAMVRNADVQGSISSQTVSPSVIAANLRPGNWPGTAHYPDRPVRLVDTSTHAVTCLSWERLDTEPRAIVGLLVGRQLPLAADEQRLPVTLVTAAGSAGRTADAAYLPRTTGRFIQVTGDDPGSGLRESLWWVSDSGVRYGLALEAGRDPSADPTLRSLNLGSPVPAPWSIVSLFAVGPTLSQVDARIQHDGISANDTGAGFGGDGR, encoded by the coding sequence GTGGCCCGCTTCCGGGTGGTGTCCAAACACCAGGTGTCCGGATGGCGCTTTCTGCTGCGCCGGATCGAGCACGCGCTGGTGCGCCGCGACGCCTCGATGCTGGACGATCCACAGCGCGGCCGGTCGACGGCGCTGATGATCGGCTTCGCACTCGCCTGTGTCGGTGTCGCCGGGGCAGCCGTGCTGGCCTTCTTCTCACCGGCGAAGAAGGTGGGCGATGCGCCGATCGTGGCCGACAAGGACTCCGGGGCGCTGTTTGTGCACATGGGTGGCCGGATGTATCCGGCACTGAACCTCACCTCGGCGCGGCTGATCACCGGCCAGGCGGCCGACCCGGTGCGGGTCGGATCGGCCGAGCTTGCCAAGTACCCGCGCGGGCCGTGGGTCGGCATTCCCGGTGCGCCGGGCCACATGGTGGGTACTTCGGATCGCGATTCGTTCTGGGCGGTGTGTGACCGTGCGCGGGGTGGAGCCGCGGCCCCGGTGGACCCGCAGGCGGGTGTGCCGATGGCGTCGACAGCGCCGGTGCACACCACCGCGATCGGTGGCCGCCTCACCGTGGACGGCAGCGCGGCAAGGGAATTGGGCGCGGACGAGGCCCGGCTGATGCGCAACGGCCGCACGATCTGGCTGGTGTACCGCGACGGCGAGAACGGCGCGGTGCGCGCGATGATCGATCTCGCCGATTCCGCGGTGACCCTGGCACTCGGGCTCGACGCGACCGCACCGGTCATGCCCGCCTCCGCCGGGCTGATCGAAGCGATTCCCGAGGTGCCAGCCCTTCGGGTTCCCGAGGTCCCCGAATTCGGCACCCCCATGACGTTCTCGACCGGGCTGACGGTTGCGGTGGGGTCCGTATTGACGGTCTCGCAACCGGATCGTGGCGCGCAGTACTATCTGGTCTCGCAGTCGGGTGCGGTCCGGGTGAGCCCGGTGCTCGCGGCGATGGTCCGCAATGCCGATGTGCAGGGCAGTATTTCGTCCCAGACCGTGAGCCCGAGTGTGATCGCCGCGAATCTGCGGCCGGGGAACTGGCCGGGAACGGCGCACTACCCCGACCGGCCGGTCCGCCTGGTCGACACCTCGACGCACGCCGTGACGTGCCTGTCCTGGGAACGGCTAGACACCGAGCCGCGCGCCATCGTCGGCCTTCTGGTGGGGCGGCAATTGCCCCTTGCCGCCGATGAACAGCGGCTTCCGGTCACCCTGGTCACCGCGGCGGGCTCGGCGGGAAGGACAGCCGACGCCGCCTACCTACCCCGCACGACCGGGCGTTTCATCCAGGTGACCGGAGACGATCCGGGATCGGGCCTACGGGAATCACTGTGGTGGGTCTCCGACAGCGGAGTCCGCTACGGCCTCGCCCTCGAGGCCGGGCGTGACCCATCGGCGGATCCGACCCTGCGGTCACTGAACCTCGGTTCCCCGGTGCCCGCACCGTGGTCGATCGTCTCGCTGTTCGCGGTGGGCCCCACCCTGTCCCAGGTGGATGCCCGAATTCAGCATGATGGCATTTCCGCCAACGACACCGGTGCCGGATTCGGCGGGGACGGGCGATGA
- a CDS encoding C40 family peptidase has translation MTVEVDVVLRALSALYGQGQPAAGHSAVMMRDIAAGMRAQSASGLAGYTEALGTHTATADNQSRRDGTVHTTVARSGDGTVVGRQQIANQIAEFRTRVQALVSVGDARFTGTALLDTAQRSISQATRQVSIDMDAARRMAAQIVPPVVPPARGRTLSPDQPVRRRRRRRIRPVAAAVGAHPNSQRSIRQLSDGTRGGDAVSAASGWLGAPYVWGGGGAGGPTGGGFDCSGLTQYAVAHASGGEVVLPRTTYEQIHSGVRVHPQDARPGDLVFPGDSFSANGPEHVQLAAGGGRVIEAPYSGATVRWSEMDTNSVVVRVL, from the coding sequence ATGACTGTTGAAGTGGATGTGGTGTTGCGTGCGCTGAGCGCGCTGTATGGGCAGGGACAGCCCGCGGCCGGTCATTCGGCGGTCATGATGCGCGATATCGCCGCCGGGATGCGTGCGCAGAGCGCGTCGGGGCTGGCCGGATACACCGAAGCCCTCGGTACACACACCGCCACCGCCGACAATCAATCCCGGCGGGACGGAACCGTGCACACCACAGTGGCCCGATCCGGCGACGGCACCGTAGTCGGCAGGCAGCAGATCGCGAACCAGATCGCCGAATTCCGCACCAGGGTACAGGCTCTCGTCTCGGTGGGAGACGCCCGATTCACCGGGACCGCCCTGCTGGATACCGCACAGCGGAGCATCTCGCAGGCGACCAGGCAGGTCAGTATCGATATGGATGCCGCGCGCCGCATGGCCGCGCAGATCGTGCCGCCGGTGGTCCCACCGGCCCGCGGGCGCACCCTCTCCCCGGACCAACCGGTACGCCGACGCCGCAGGCGGCGGATCCGCCCGGTGGCCGCGGCGGTGGGCGCCCATCCGAACTCGCAACGAAGCATCCGGCAGTTGTCGGACGGAACGCGCGGCGGTGACGCGGTCTCCGCGGCGAGCGGTTGGCTCGGCGCGCCATATGTCTGGGGTGGTGGCGGTGCGGGCGGCCCCACCGGCGGCGGCTTCGACTGCTCCGGCTTGACGCAGTATGCCGTGGCGCACGCGTCCGGGGGCGAGGTGGTGCTGCCACGCACCACCTACGAGCAGATCCACAGCGGCGTTCGGGTGCATCCACAGGATGCTCGGCCGGGCGATCTCGTGTTTCCCGGGGATTCGTTCAGTGCCAACGGCCCCGAACACGTCCAGCTCGCCGCGGGCGGTGGCCGGGTGATCGAGGCGCCGTATTCCGGCGCGACGGTCCGCTGGTCGGAGATGGACACCAATTCCGTCGTCGTGCGCGTGCTGTAA
- a CDS encoding PE domain-containing protein, translating to MALYVVPEHLPVIGAELAVAQAALNATLSAAAAVAAPAPAVGDPVTIAASAAFTAYMGKFFPVTSTGTGHLLAGAQALAPVGVSYQATDVDGGAVVAPHGAVFTGR from the coding sequence ATGGCTCTGTATGTAGTTCCAGAACATCTCCCCGTCATCGGTGCCGAGCTGGCTGTGGCGCAAGCAGCCCTCAATGCGACGTTGTCTGCCGCCGCGGCGGTAGCCGCACCTGCTCCGGCTGTCGGCGACCCGGTGACCATTGCGGCGTCGGCGGCCTTCACCGCCTATATGGGCAAGTTCTTCCCGGTGACCAGCACCGGCACGGGGCATCTCCTGGCCGGAGCCCAGGCACTGGCGCCGGTGGGTGTCAGTTATCAAGCCACGGATGTCGACGGCGGCGCGGTGGTAGCACCGCACGGCGCTGTGTTCACCGGCCGATAG